A genomic region of Pseudomonadota bacterium contains the following coding sequences:
- a CDS encoding NAD(P)-dependent oxidoreductase, translating to MKIGYVGLGNMGRPIAANLARAGNEMIVFDLNREAVDSFVDEFGARAANSLHSLAQSSDVVIAIVPTGKDVNRILLGDVNCEDGLIGGLDSSKLFIDMSSSEPEGTLEIGKIMKDKNIPFLDAPVSGGVKRAVSGTISIMVGGESATIARAKPIFEAVSSDIFECGPLGAGHATKAMNNMLSALSVLATTEALLIGRRFGLDPSTLTNVINKSSGRNNATELKMHQFVLKENWESGFTSGLMLKDLTIAQNLARNVGLSAPCTALVRDAFAETVDHYGPSSDHTMVAKLLQETRKTKL from the coding sequence ATGAAAATAGGATACGTCGGTCTCGGAAATATGGGGCGCCCGATAGCCGCAAATCTCGCACGCGCTGGCAATGAAATGATTGTTTTTGATTTGAACCGAGAAGCAGTTGATAGCTTTGTCGATGAGTTTGGTGCGCGCGCCGCCAACAGCCTCCATAGCCTTGCACAAAGCTCCGATGTAGTTATTGCCATTGTTCCGACAGGCAAGGATGTCAATCGAATATTGCTAGGGGACGTCAATTGCGAGGACGGACTTATTGGTGGGCTCGATAGCAGTAAGCTATTCATTGACATGAGCTCATCAGAGCCGGAGGGAACGCTGGAAATCGGTAAAATCATGAAAGATAAAAATATTCCCTTTTTAGATGCTCCTGTTTCTGGTGGAGTGAAACGGGCAGTTTCAGGCACCATCTCTATCATGGTGGGCGGAGAGAGCGCCACAATAGCTCGGGCAAAGCCTATTTTTGAAGCAGTAAGCAGTGATATTTTTGAATGCGGGCCACTTGGTGCCGGCCATGCAACCAAGGCAATGAATAATATGCTTTCAGCTCTAAGCGTCCTAGCAACTACGGAAGCACTCTTGATAGGTCGACGTTTCGGCCTGGATCCGTCAACACTAACTAACGTCATAAACAAGTCATCAGGCCGAAACAATGCAACCGAACTGAAAATGCATCAGTTTGTTTTAAAAGAGAATTGGGAATCGGGGTTTACGAGCGGCTTAATGCTTAAGGATCTAACTATTGCTCAAAATTTAGCGCGTAATGTCGGCTTGAGTGCACCGTGCACGGCACTAGTGCGAGATGCATTTGCAGAAACGGTTGACCATTACGGGCCTTCGTCTGATCACACTATGGTAGCAAAGCTTCTTCAGGAAACACGAAAAACCAAGCTTTAA
- a CDS encoding TerC family protein, whose amino-acid sequence METVFSPAVIAFFQVIAIDLVLSGDNAVVIGLAVAGLPSDLRRRAIVFGIVTATILRIIFAALTVYLLKIPGLLLVGGLLLAWVCWSMWKEIRPGRQDEGSQIPQDGMGQSISMRKALLNIIIADVSMSLDNVLAVAGAARDHIEILIFGLVLSIALMAFAANFIASLLDRFRWIAYAGLAIIVWVAGDMIYRGGIEVYTKFMV is encoded by the coding sequence ATGGAAACGGTTTTCAGTCCAGCAGTCATTGCTTTTTTCCAAGTTATCGCTATCGATCTCGTACTTTCTGGTGACAATGCGGTTGTTATCGGGCTAGCCGTGGCTGGTTTGCCGTCAGATTTGCGGCGAAGAGCTATTGTATTTGGTATCGTTACTGCCACTATTCTCCGTATTATTTTTGCAGCACTTACAGTGTATCTTCTTAAAATCCCAGGTCTCCTTTTGGTTGGCGGTTTACTATTGGCTTGGGTGTGCTGGAGCATGTGGAAGGAGATTCGTCCGGGCCGGCAGGATGAAGGATCTCAGATTCCTCAGGATGGGATGGGCCAAAGCATAAGTATGCGTAAGGCCCTACTAAATATCATAATAGCGGATGTTTCGATGTCGCTTGATAATGTCCTTGCGGTAGCTGGAGCAGCAAGAGATCATATTGAAATTCTTATTTTCGGGTTGGTGCTTTCAATCGCTTTAATGGCGTTTGCAGCTAACTTTATTGCGTCCTTACTTGATCGTTTCCGTTGGATCGCTTACGCCGGCTTAGCTATTATAGTGTGGGTTGCAGGGGATATGATTTATCGCGGAGGCATTGAAGTTTATACAAAATTCATGGTTTGA
- a CDS encoding DUF126 domain-containing protein → MSLLEIKGHSGIGPTVHGIALSAPDDFSTRYDLDRDRGIFSRPSHELYGEEFVGRILVLNAAKGGVASAWMLREMVKKEKAPLGLLLNDGNPVMAQGAAFAKMPFMDRFDVDITTAISTGDEIEIVPARGIVRILSRIKT, encoded by the coding sequence ATGAGTTTATTGGAAATTAAAGGCCATTCAGGGATAGGTCCAACAGTACATGGTATTGCTCTATCAGCACCTGATGATTTCAGCACGCGTTACGACTTAGATCGTGATCGCGGCATATTTTCACGCCCAAGCCATGAACTGTATGGGGAAGAATTTGTCGGTCGTATTTTGGTGCTTAACGCAGCAAAAGGGGGTGTAGCATCAGCATGGATGCTGCGTGAGATGGTCAAAAAAGAAAAAGCTCCTCTTGGCCTTCTCCTCAATGATGGCAATCCTGTTATGGCGCAGGGGGCGGCATTTGCAAAAATGCCGTTTATGGATCGCTTCGATGTGGACATTACAACCGCCATATCCACCGGTGATGAGATTGAGATTGTTCCAGCACGAGGAATTGTTAGAATCCTTTCAAGGATTAAGACTTAG
- a CDS encoding TauD/TfdA family dioxygenase — translation MGVAKKVFNEEVAFAPATEHIGSEVSGIDLANPLPDSVFQQIQRELHDRSVLIFHDQNWSPDEHIEFSKRFGLLENHVLSNYCLPGHPEIFVVSNIIENGKHVGAFGGSKRYHSDLSYMKEPSLGSIFHCLECPEGEGETCFTSMFAVYEALPEERKQWLLKRMGVHDYVWNFENHHKDRPPLTDEQKTSTPPQSHPAVISHPETGRKALYLSAVFVRRFEGMEDVESQKIIHELMEFASQAKFEYVHRWTPGDVIIWDNRSVLHKALPFDEKNARRRMHRTTVRGSRPTLAV, via the coding sequence ATGGGAGTTGCTAAAAAGGTTTTTAATGAAGAGGTCGCATTCGCGCCTGCTACGGAGCATATAGGATCTGAGGTGTCAGGGATTGATCTGGCCAACCCATTGCCTGATTCAGTTTTTCAACAAATCCAGAGAGAGTTGCACGATCGCAGCGTTCTCATATTTCATGACCAAAATTGGTCACCAGACGAACACATTGAGTTTTCCAAGCGGTTCGGTCTATTGGAAAACCATGTTTTAAGCAATTATTGTCTGCCAGGACACCCAGAAATATTTGTCGTTTCAAATATAATAGAAAACGGAAAGCATGTTGGTGCATTCGGGGGTTCGAAACGGTACCACTCTGACCTGTCATATATGAAAGAGCCAAGTCTAGGTTCTATTTTCCATTGCCTTGAATGTCCCGAGGGTGAAGGCGAAACTTGCTTTACAAGTATGTTTGCAGTTTATGAAGCGTTGCCTGAGGAGCGCAAACAATGGCTTCTTAAAAGAATGGGAGTGCACGACTATGTATGGAATTTTGAGAATCATCACAAGGACCGACCTCCTCTAACCGATGAGCAAAAGACATCCACACCGCCTCAATCGCATCCTGCAGTGATTAGTCATCCCGAAACGGGCCGTAAGGCACTCTATTTGTCAGCTGTTTTTGTTCGCCGTTTCGAAGGCATGGAAGATGTGGAAAGCCAAAAAATAATCCATGAGCTGATGGAGTTTGCGAGTCAGGCTAAATTTGAATATGTACATCGGTGGACGCCAGGTGATGTCATCATATGGGATAATCGAAGCGTGTTGCATAAAGCTCTTCCATTTGATGAGAAAAATGCCCGTCGTCGGATGCATCGCACCACGGTTCGTGGTTCTCGGCCCACACTAGCTGTTTAG
- the trxB gene encoding thioredoxin-disulfide reductase, with product MGHHHSKVLIIGSGPAGYTAAIYAARANLKPLIVAGMQPGGQMTITTDVENYPGFEQVIQGPWLMEQMQKQAEGVGTQIIYDMINDVDFNQDTFQMTGDMGDTYSGETVIIATGAQARWLGLESEQKFQGFGVSACATCDGFFFKDQSVAVVGGGNTAVEEALYLTNHAAKVTVIHRRDSFRAEKILQERLLQNEKIEVIWNSVVDEVLGGGDPLKVTGARIKNVKSEQKMDIELQGVFIAIGHDPATGVFKNKIDMDDEGYILTKPDSTVTSIPGIFAAGDVKDKTYRQAVTAAGMGCMAALEAEKFLAEHEMPTAAE from the coding sequence ATGGGTCATCATCACAGTAAAGTCTTGATCATTGGATCTGGTCCTGCGGGCTATACTGCCGCAATTTACGCGGCGCGCGCCAATCTCAAGCCACTTATTGTTGCTGGAATGCAGCCTGGCGGGCAGATGACCATAACTACGGATGTTGAGAATTACCCGGGGTTTGAGCAGGTAATACAGGGTCCATGGTTAATGGAGCAGATGCAAAAGCAGGCTGAGGGTGTCGGAACCCAGATAATTTATGACATGATTAACGATGTTGATTTTAATCAGGATACTTTTCAAATGACTGGCGATATGGGAGATACGTACAGTGGTGAAACTGTTATTATTGCCACTGGTGCCCAAGCACGCTGGCTTGGCCTCGAATCAGAACAAAAATTTCAGGGTTTTGGTGTTTCCGCATGCGCTACATGCGATGGTTTCTTTTTCAAGGATCAAAGCGTTGCGGTGGTTGGAGGAGGTAATACTGCTGTCGAAGAGGCATTATATCTAACAAACCATGCCGCAAAAGTCACAGTCATACACAGGCGAGATTCGTTCCGAGCGGAAAAAATACTACAGGAGCGATTACTTCAGAACGAAAAAATTGAAGTGATTTGGAACAGTGTCGTCGATGAGGTGCTAGGGGGTGGTGATCCACTTAAGGTCACTGGGGCTCGTATTAAAAATGTGAAATCCGAACAAAAAATGGATATTGAATTACAGGGTGTTTTCATAGCTATTGGGCATGACCCAGCAACCGGGGTCTTCAAGAATAAAATTGATATGGATGATGAAGGTTATATCCTAACCAAGCCCGATAGTACGGTAACCAGCATACCCGGTATCTTCGCTGCCGGTGATGTAAAAGATAAGACCTACCGGCAAGCAGTTACGGCTGCTGGGATGGGTTGCATGGCTGCTTTAGAAGCTGAGAAGTTCCTTGCCGAGCACGAGATGCCCACGGCAGCGGAATAG
- a CDS encoding N-acyl homoserine lactonase family protein, with protein MNTWEIYVLKYAERTDALKHEHFLFTDVHNGPMPMDYFIWALKNEEGRVIIVDMGFEEKEAKKRGRRLLRTPAEALAKIRIDAGEVEDLVVSHMHYDHCGNAHEFPKATFHIQEREMAFATGPNMQHPVFRDIFAVDYVVDMVRALFGDRVEFVHGFKELAPGITLHHVGGHTDGLQVVRVNTQRGWVVLAVDAIHLYANIEEKNPFPLVLNVADMLNGYSTIAKLADSPEHIIPGHDPLVLNRFPKVPGAEEFAVRADLVPNHWN; from the coding sequence ATGAATACGTGGGAAATTTATGTGCTCAAATATGCGGAGCGCACTGATGCGCTAAAGCACGAACATTTTTTATTTACGGATGTGCACAATGGTCCGATGCCAATGGACTATTTTATTTGGGCACTTAAGAATGAAGAAGGCCGTGTGATTATAGTGGATATGGGGTTTGAAGAAAAAGAGGCAAAAAAGCGGGGGCGGCGATTGCTTCGCACGCCGGCGGAGGCGCTCGCGAAGATTAGGATCGACGCTGGCGAAGTCGAGGACCTCGTCGTCAGCCACATGCATTACGATCATTGCGGCAATGCACATGAGTTTCCCAAAGCGACATTTCACATACAAGAACGTGAGATGGCTTTTGCTACAGGGCCTAATATGCAACATCCGGTTTTCCGTGATATTTTTGCTGTTGATTATGTGGTTGATATGGTTCGCGCACTTTTCGGTGACAGGGTCGAGTTTGTCCACGGCTTCAAGGAATTAGCACCTGGAATAACGCTACACCATGTTGGTGGGCATACCGATGGACTGCAGGTGGTGCGTGTTAATACTCAGCGTGGTTGGGTAGTGCTTGCAGTTGATGCAATCCATCTGTATGCCAATATCGAAGAAAAAAATCCTTTTCCATTGGTTTTAAACGTTGCTGACATGTTGAATGGGTATAGTACCATTGCCAAATTGGCAGACTCACCGGAACATATTATCCCTGGTCACGATCCACTGGTTTTAAATAGATTTCCGAAAGTTCCTGGTGCAGAGGAATTTGCGGTTCGGGCTGATCTTGTTCCGAACCATTGGAATTGA
- a CDS encoding glycerophosphodiester phosphodiesterase family protein translates to MKFIQNSWFDSEKKLAFSLPKFIGHRGAAGYAPENTLASIHQAAHLGTSWVEFDVRLTCDSELVLFHDSSLERTTNGRGLLADRCLKSLKDLDAGSWFGSDFTGEGIPTLNQALSAARELDLGCNIEIKSSFGRERETVCAVTRTVANFPKSPPMLVSSFCHKTLQMLKYNLPEVPRALIVHEIPANWHLLIKQLQCSSLHVSEESLDQRQVRMVQSTGIKLLAFTINDRKRAESLFAMGVPSIFTDVPGTIFAPMSMAD, encoded by the coding sequence TTGAAGTTTATACAAAATTCATGGTTTGACAGTGAGAAGAAATTGGCTTTCAGCCTTCCAAAATTTATAGGACATCGAGGAGCGGCGGGTTATGCCCCGGAGAATACACTAGCAAGCATCCATCAAGCCGCTCACCTCGGCACAAGCTGGGTAGAGTTTGATGTCCGACTAACCTGCGACAGTGAGTTGGTTCTTTTTCACGATAGCTCTTTGGAACGCACAACAAATGGCAGAGGACTCTTAGCCGATCGTTGTCTCAAATCCCTGAAAGATCTTGACGCTGGAAGCTGGTTCGGATCCGATTTCACGGGTGAGGGTATTCCTACACTTAATCAGGCTTTAAGTGCTGCCAGAGAATTGGATCTTGGCTGCAACATAGAAATCAAGTCATCTTTTGGCAGGGAACGTGAAACTGTGTGTGCAGTCACCCGAACAGTAGCCAATTTTCCCAAATCACCACCGATGTTGGTTTCAAGCTTCTGCCACAAAACTCTTCAAATGTTAAAATATAATTTGCCCGAGGTGCCTCGGGCATTAATTGTCCATGAAATTCCCGCAAACTGGCATTTGTTGATTAAGCAGTTGCAGTGCTCATCACTACATGTCAGTGAAGAAAGCTTAGATCAGCGCCAAGTCCGAATGGTGCAATCAACTGGAATAAAGCTTCTGGCATTCACGATAAATGACAGAAAAAGAGCCGAGAGCCTATTTGCGATGGGCGTTCCAAGTATTTTTACTGATGTCCCAGGGACAATATTTGCGCCCATGAGTATGGCTGATTGA
- a CDS encoding polymer-forming cytoskeletal protein — translation MAISEKLKCLLRANKLGSRRITQERTSVLSKDLVLQGDIFGDGEIYLDGGINGNVSCEQLIIGRDGYINGKVKCKEAEIHGKVVGAISATDVVLAKTAKVIGDVSHKTLSIQPGAVIDGFCRQYDLNVSSKGTTTKSSAGEVLGRVRTGRPKQKRLKKSIDNPLSTSTGKANGYSKRTVH, via the coding sequence ATGGCGATTTCGGAAAAATTAAAATGTCTTCTTCGCGCGAATAAGCTGGGAAGTCGTCGCATCACCCAGGAAAGAACTTCTGTGTTATCCAAAGATTTAGTTCTCCAAGGGGATATCTTTGGCGATGGTGAAATTTATCTTGATGGAGGCATCAACGGCAATGTTAGCTGCGAGCAGTTGATAATTGGCCGTGATGGCTATATCAACGGGAAAGTTAAGTGCAAAGAGGCTGAGATACATGGGAAAGTCGTTGGTGCCATATCGGCAACCGATGTTGTATTGGCTAAAACTGCAAAGGTAATTGGCGATGTAAGCCATAAAACGCTCAGTATTCAGCCTGGCGCTGTAATTGACGGCTTTTGCAGGCAATATGATCTAAATGTCTCGAGTAAAGGCACCACTACAAAGTCCTCTGCTGGGGAGGTACTTGGCAGGGTTAGAACGGGCCGTCCAAAGCAGAAAAGACTTAAAAAATCTATTGATAACCCCTTAAGCACTTCAACCGGAAAGGCCAATGGCTACAGTAAGCGAACTGTTCATTGA
- a CDS encoding metallophosphoesterase — protein sequence MTNKYRNTLFRFAVIADTHITEKDAPAIDGLDQETVPLSVKRLAHIVRKLKRLSPDFVIHLRNTTHPRPDHPAYNRSAKAFYEVFKNVGCPFYLVVGNHDIGQKHYLGVPIHPEMSQGFVNNKMIAAYEEQFQKHFLHLNMKAGCL from the coding sequence GTGACAAACAAATATAGAAACACACTGTTTCGTTTTGCCGTCATTGCTGATACTCACATTACAGAAAAAGATGCGCCCGCGATTGATGGTTTAGATCAAGAGACCGTGCCATTGAGCGTTAAACGATTAGCACATATCGTTCGCAAGCTTAAGCGACTTTCCCCCGACTTTGTTATTCATCTTCGCAATACAACGCATCCGAGACCAGACCACCCTGCCTATAATAGGTCCGCTAAGGCATTTTATGAGGTTTTTAAGAATGTAGGTTGTCCTTTTTATCTCGTTGTCGGCAATCATGATATTGGACAAAAACATTATTTAGGCGTCCCCATCCATCCTGAGATGTCACAAGGCTTCGTTAATAATAAAATGATCGCCGCCTATGAAGAACAATTCCAGAAGCATTTCCTTCATTTGAACATGAAGGCTGGTTGTTTGTAG
- a CDS encoding enoyl-CoA hydratase-related protein: MDFKDIKYEVKRPHVATITLNKPEINNATTGDSFVEIMTAFHEADSDTSIGVVVLTGAGDTHFNEGGQVKQHLTKRPGTHRTHFRKLLGAAQAIRGCGKPVIAAVNGRAIGSGNQLQMLCDLAIASDRAILGQHGSKRAGAPMFWGTTLMSHFVGERKAREIIFLSREYSAQEALEMGLVNKVVPHNELYDEVDRWCDEVLDQSPTSLRILKTSMNLKHDMQYPALFHARDMIDLFSDAPERMEGTAAWVEGRKPDFNKFRTKSD, from the coding sequence ATGGATTTTAAAGATATAAAGTATGAGGTGAAACGTCCCCATGTTGCAACAATAACTCTCAACAAACCAGAGATCAATAATGCAACTACCGGCGATAGTTTTGTGGAGATCATGACCGCATTTCATGAAGCAGATTCAGACACATCAATCGGTGTTGTTGTGTTAACGGGAGCAGGGGATACCCATTTCAATGAGGGGGGCCAAGTTAAGCAGCATTTGACCAAGCGTCCAGGGACACATCGCACACATTTTCGGAAATTACTCGGAGCGGCGCAGGCCATTCGCGGGTGTGGTAAGCCAGTCATTGCTGCGGTTAATGGGCGTGCTATCGGTAGTGGCAACCAATTACAGATGCTTTGTGATCTCGCCATAGCTTCCGACCGAGCAATCCTGGGACAACACGGATCAAAACGCGCCGGAGCTCCAATGTTTTGGGGAACCACATTGATGTCACATTTTGTTGGTGAAAGGAAAGCACGTGAAATAATATTCTTATCACGTGAATACTCGGCACAAGAGGCATTGGAAATGGGCCTAGTGAATAAAGTTGTACCTCATAATGAACTTTACGATGAAGTGGACCGTTGGTGCGATGAGGTGCTCGATCAAAGCCCTACTTCCCTTCGCATTCTTAAAACTTCTATGAACTTGAAGCATGACATGCAATATCCTGCGTTATTTCATGCTCGCGACATGATCGACCTCTTTTCTGACGCACCAGAACGGATGGAGGGCACAGCAGCATGGGTCGAAGGACGCAAACCTGACTTTAACAAATTTCGGACGAAATCAGATTGA
- a CDS encoding DUF1491 family protein, producing MPTNIWIQAHLARLSRKGVPAVVLKRGDKNSGVIILKINRVETGVDIFMQERDLSGNFIWQPALDGRRVQDPEADSFTDRQAKYDPDIWIVEIEDREDHSLLEILEM from the coding sequence ATGCCGACCAACATTTGGATACAAGCCCACCTTGCTCGCTTGTCAAGAAAAGGGGTTCCGGCTGTAGTGCTCAAGCGGGGAGATAAAAATAGTGGTGTTATAATCTTGAAAATAAATCGGGTTGAGACCGGTGTCGATATTTTCATGCAGGAACGTGATTTATCAGGAAACTTTATTTGGCAACCCGCACTTGACGGACGTCGTGTGCAAGATCCTGAAGCTGATTCTTTCACTGACCGCCAGGCTAAATATGACCCCGATATTTGGATTGTTGAGATTGAGGATCGTGAGGATCATAGTCTTTTAGAAATTTTAGAGATGTGA
- a CDS encoding cupin domain-containing protein yields MSNKHSTYNEGKIQYVYKMDALDTQPDNTTSANIQPKKRLSGKSSSFGGALFGEKVIVGYIHKAAGTGSKRHTHPNEQYNFVLQGTLQCDIDDQTVLCPKGHCVHIPAGTEHSCVATPEEDVIFFVAKDTRHGISGPAVDGIEDGPRMHPDAKDGQEKLSEKPI; encoded by the coding sequence TTGTCAAATAAACATTCGACTTATAACGAAGGCAAAATCCAGTATGTCTACAAGATGGATGCGCTCGACACGCAACCAGACAATACAACAAGCGCAAATATACAACCTAAAAAACGGTTATCTGGAAAATCTTCCTCGTTTGGTGGAGCGCTATTCGGCGAAAAAGTGATTGTTGGATATATTCACAAGGCTGCCGGGACCGGGTCTAAACGTCACACCCATCCCAACGAACAGTATAATTTTGTACTTCAGGGCACACTTCAGTGTGACATTGACGACCAAACAGTACTCTGCCCTAAAGGCCATTGCGTCCACATTCCAGCGGGGACTGAGCATAGCTGCGTGGCTACCCCTGAAGAAGACGTGATATTCTTTGTGGCTAAAGACACCCGCCACGGCATTTCTGGGCCAGCGGTAGATGGAATTGAAGATGGTCCGCGCATGCATCCCGATGCTAAAGACGGTCAAGAGAAACTCAGTGAGAAACCAATCTAA
- a CDS encoding cupin domain-containing protein, giving the protein MPYYRFENMEQLRTNPHLSSGKGAVVKGKFLTLRNNNKDAGTGSQLHYHPNELMIYPISGKINSVVGKDHRIVEPGTFVHVPPNARHSMKACEDGPISYLYCKDNTWTLAGIAADEAPPDEAPSIDELTAKHDAGIYPGKEKMPEASEALVEGLNNCFYHLSEGPDAPTQSTRAIKIIEGHRINFVLVDSPDGKLEKMSAAPHERFLYIMSGAANSEIEGEKKSVGSGDLLHIPKGSSYSLMTKVEPTRYCYFESTDFLEVQIQD; this is encoded by the coding sequence ATGCCTTATTATCGTTTCGAGAATATGGAGCAACTTCGAACCAATCCACACCTGTCATCAGGTAAGGGAGCAGTGGTAAAAGGCAAGTTCCTGACGCTACGTAATAATAACAAAGATGCGGGCACTGGATCGCAACTACATTACCACCCTAATGAATTAATGATCTATCCGATCTCGGGTAAAATCAACTCAGTGGTTGGGAAAGACCACCGTATTGTTGAACCAGGCACATTCGTTCATGTACCGCCAAATGCTCGCCACTCGATGAAAGCTTGCGAGGACGGGCCAATTAGCTACCTTTATTGTAAGGATAACACTTGGACGTTGGCTGGAATTGCCGCAGATGAGGCCCCGCCTGATGAGGCGCCGAGCATTGATGAGCTTACAGCAAAACACGATGCGGGTATTTATCCCGGTAAAGAGAAAATGCCCGAAGCGTCGGAAGCCTTGGTAGAGGGGCTCAATAACTGTTTTTATCACCTCAGTGAAGGCCCAGACGCACCAACCCAATCGACCCGTGCTATCAAAATAATCGAAGGCCACCGCATCAACTTTGTGCTTGTCGATTCTCCTGATGGAAAGTTGGAAAAAATGAGTGCCGCTCCTCATGAGCGTTTCTTGTATATTATGAGTGGTGCAGCGAATTCAGAAATAGAAGGTGAAAAGAAATCTGTTGGAAGTGGAGACCTTCTGCATATTCCAAAAGGTTCGTCATACAGTCTCATGACCAAAGTTGAGCCAACGCGTTATTGCTATTTTGAGTCCACAGACTTCCTTGAGGTTCAGATCCAAGACTAA
- a CDS encoding CoA-acylating methylmalonate-semialdehyde dehydrogenase: MVKELTHYVGGQHIKGESGRFLEVFNPATGEVASKVPLAGIGEVQQTIENAQAAFSDWAETPSPKRAAVMFAMREIMSQRREALATVISSEHGKTIDDALGEVQRGVDVIEFACGIPHLLKGELSNDVGGGIDTFSIREPLGVVGGITPFNFPVMVPCWMGVMAVACGNSFICKPSERNPSAPLMMGELWTEAGLPDGVWNVLNGDKIAVDGLLMHSDVPAISFVGSTAIGEYVYQTGTAQNKRVQAFCGAKNHMVVMPDADMDQAVDALMGAGYGSAGERCMAISVAVPVGKSTADELVKRLKPRVQALKVGPYTDMEADMGPVITSQAKDRIEKLIAKGEDEGAELIVDGRNVSLQGYENGFFLNGSLFDRVTTDMDLYKQEIFGPVLSIARAQDFDSAIEMVNGHEYGNGVAVFTQSGDVARSFSKQVDVGMIGVNVPIPVPMAFHHFGGSKRSKFGDTQMHGPQSIHFFTKLKTVSARWPSGIEGGAQFTMPTNR, translated from the coding sequence ATGGTGAAAGAATTGACCCATTATGTGGGTGGCCAACATATCAAGGGTGAGAGCGGACGCTTTCTCGAGGTTTTCAATCCAGCTACAGGCGAAGTGGCGAGTAAAGTGCCACTGGCAGGAATTGGAGAAGTACAGCAAACCATTGAAAATGCTCAGGCTGCATTTTCTGATTGGGCAGAAACACCTTCCCCCAAGCGTGCAGCAGTAATGTTCGCAATGCGGGAAATCATGAGCCAGAGGCGCGAAGCGCTTGCCACAGTTATTAGCTCAGAGCATGGAAAGACTATTGATGACGCTCTCGGTGAAGTGCAGCGAGGAGTTGACGTGATTGAGTTTGCCTGCGGCATACCACATCTTTTAAAAGGTGAGCTTTCAAATGATGTAGGGGGTGGAATAGATACTTTTTCCATTCGCGAGCCACTTGGTGTGGTTGGAGGAATAACACCATTTAATTTTCCAGTCATGGTGCCTTGTTGGATGGGAGTGATGGCGGTTGCCTGCGGAAACTCTTTTATATGCAAGCCGTCGGAACGCAATCCATCAGCACCTCTTATGATGGGGGAACTATGGACGGAAGCTGGTTTGCCGGATGGTGTTTGGAATGTATTAAATGGCGATAAAATAGCTGTTGATGGATTGCTGATGCATTCCGATGTGCCGGCAATAAGTTTTGTTGGTTCAACGGCGATTGGGGAATACGTGTACCAAACCGGCACAGCGCAAAATAAACGTGTTCAGGCTTTTTGTGGTGCAAAGAACCATATGGTGGTAATGCCTGATGCTGATATGGATCAAGCCGTTGATGCATTAATGGGTGCAGGCTATGGCTCCGCTGGTGAGCGCTGTATGGCGATTTCCGTAGCGGTTCCCGTTGGAAAAAGCACGGCGGATGAGCTGGTCAAGCGCTTGAAGCCGAGAGTTCAGGCACTCAAAGTCGGCCCATATACTGACATGGAAGCTGATATGGGGCCGGTCATAACGAGCCAGGCAAAAGACCGCATTGAAAAATTAATTGCTAAAGGTGAGGACGAGGGGGCAGAACTTATTGTTGATGGACGGAACGTTAGTCTACAAGGATATGAAAACGGATTTTTCCTTAACGGTTCGTTGTTTGACCGAGTAACAACGGATATGGACCTATACAAGCAGGAAATTTTTGGCCCTGTTCTTAGTATTGCTCGGGCGCAAGATTTTGACTCGGCTATAGAAATGGTGAATGGACACGAATATGGTAACGGTGTCGCAGTTTTCACTCAAAGTGGTGACGTTGCGCGGTCATTTTCAAAACAAGTTGATGTCGGAATGATTGGTGTCAACGTTCCGATCCCGGTGCCTATGGCGTTCCACCACTTTGGTGGTTCCAAACGCTCGAAATTCGGTGATACTCAAATGCATGGTCCTCAATCCATTCACTTTTTTACAAAACTGAAAACTGTGTCTGCTCGCTGGCCAAGCGGTATAGAGGGTGGTGCACAATTTACAATGCCAACAAACCGGTGA